From the genome of Equus asinus isolate D_3611 breed Donkey chromosome 24, EquAss-T2T_v2, whole genome shotgun sequence, one region includes:
- the TSPYL1 gene encoding testis-specific Y-encoded-like protein 1: MSGLDGAERQPLPEPRRLSAPDDAPGDPEPALCPKLRGETEASQLMAETGEGTVEAAAPSPPQLPEELGAPPDRAGCGQTRRLRGGGDGSCVATEAGREEAPPPTEGLAAASVATDRSLENGCGRGEPRGSGGEKALEACGAESSGSEVMAEARAEEVKPEKFPVFSVAVAEEEGVGQAMEVGEKPGVEEPETVEGRGAAGQVREEAGPRALDVELRMNPLEAIQLELDTVNAQADRAFQQLEQKFGRMRRHYLERRNYIIQNIPGFWVTAFRNHPQLSPMIRGQDAEMLRYITNLEVKELRHPRTGCKFKFFFRRNPYFRNKLIVKEYEVRASGRVVSLSTPIIWRRGHEPQSFIRRNQDVVCSFFTWFSDHSLPESDRIAEIIKEDLWPNPLQYYLMREGARRPRRRPIREPVEIPRPFGFQSG, encoded by the coding sequence ATGAGCGGCCTGGATGGGGCCGAGAGGCAGCCTCTCCCCGAGCCCCGCAGGCTCTCTGCTCCTGACGACGCCCCGGGAGACCCGGAGCCAGCCCTGTGCCCGAAGCTCCGAGGGGAAACCGAGGCGTCCCAGCTGATGGCGGAGACGGGTGAGGGAACCGTTGAGGCCGCCGCGCCCTCACCGCCCCAGCTTCCAGAGGAGCTGGGAGCGCCCCCCGACCGCGCCGGCTGCGGCCAGACTCGCCGGCTCCGAGGCGGTGGGGACGGCAGTTGCGTGGCGACCGAAGCTGGGCGGGAAGAGGCCCCGCCTCCCACAGAGGGCCTGGCGGCGGCGTCCGTAGCAACGGACCGCAGCCTGGAAAACGGCTGTGGGCGTGGAGAGCCGCGCGGCTCGGGCGGGGAGAAGGCCCTGGAAGCCTGTGGCGCAGAGAGCTCTGGGTCTGAGGTGATGGCGGAGGCGAGGGCCGAGGAAGTGAAGCCCGAGAAGTTCCCGGTCTTCTCCGTAGCAGTGGcggaggaggagggagtggggcaGGCGATGGAGGTGGGGGAGAAGCCCGGGGTTGAAGAGCCAGAAACGGTGGAGGGACGTGGAGCGGCCGGGCAGGTGCGGGAGGAGGCGGGGCCGCGCGCCCTGGACGTGGAGCTCCGCATGAACCCCCTGGAGGCCATCCAGCTGGAGCTGGACACTGTGAACGCTCAGGCTGACCGGGCCTTCCAGCAGCTGGAGCAGAAGTTCGGGCGCATGCGCCGACACTACCTGGAGCGGAGGAACTACATCATTCAGAATATCCCGGGCTTCTGGGTCACTGCCTTTCGGAACCACCCCCAGCTGTCGCCCATGATTAGGGGCCAGGATGCAGAGATGTTAAGATACATAACCAATTTGGAGGTGAAGGAGCTCAGACACCCTAGAACTGGCTGCAAGTTCAAGTTCTTCTTTCGAAGAAACCCCTACTTCAGGAACAAGCTGATTGTCAAGGAGTATGAGGTCAGAGCCTCTGGCCGGGTGGTGTCTCTCTCCACTCCAATCATATGGCGCCGGGGCCACGAACCCCAGTCCTTCATTCGCAGGAACCAAGACGTCGTCTGCAGTTTCTTCACGTGGTTTTCAGACCACAGCCTTCCGGAGTCTGACAGGATTGCGGAGATTATCAAAGAGGACCTGTGGCCAAATCCACTGCAGTACTACCTGATGCGTGAAGGAGCCCGTCGACCCAGACGTCGCCCAATAAGGGAGCCAGTGGAGATCCCCAGGCCCTTTGGGTTCCAGTCTGGTTAA